In Halovivax gelatinilyticus, the following are encoded in one genomic region:
- a CDS encoding acyl-CoA dehydrogenase family protein has translation MNFELPDEHRMIRKTVRDFCEAELEPIAQEIEEEHRFPAEIFEQLADLDVMGVPITDEYGGLGGDTLMYSIVAEEIGRVSGSVGLSYVAHTSLASKPLELFGTPEQKERWLRPLAEGEYLGGWALTEPGSGSDASDMDTTAEKDGDEWVIDGTKQFITNASEAGSVLVKAVTDPGAGYDGISTFIVDPTEDDGFEVTTIWEKMGLNASPTCEISLDNVRVPEDRLLGEEGEGWDQTKKTLDGGRISIAALSTGLAQGAYEHATEYSQEREQFGQPISRFDAIRDKIVDMYRKTERARLLTYKAARRYDEGQPVTKASALAKLDASEAAREVAEEAVQVLGGYGYTTDFAPQRFYRDAKLMEIGEGTSEIQHLVIGRELGL, from the coding sequence ATGAACTTCGAGCTTCCCGACGAGCACCGGATGATCCGAAAGACGGTTCGCGACTTCTGCGAGGCGGAACTCGAGCCGATCGCCCAGGAGATCGAGGAGGAACACCGATTTCCCGCGGAGATCTTCGAGCAGCTCGCCGACCTCGACGTGATGGGCGTTCCGATCACCGACGAGTACGGCGGCCTCGGCGGCGATACGCTCATGTACTCGATCGTCGCCGAAGAGATCGGTCGCGTCTCGGGATCCGTTGGGCTTTCTTACGTCGCTCACACGTCGCTCGCCTCGAAACCGCTCGAACTCTTCGGCACGCCGGAACAGAAAGAACGGTGGCTCCGTCCGCTCGCCGAGGGCGAGTATCTCGGTGGCTGGGCGCTGACCGAACCGGGAAGCGGCTCCGACGCCTCCGACATGGACACGACGGCCGAGAAGGACGGCGACGAGTGGGTCATCGACGGCACCAAGCAATTCATCACGAACGCCTCCGAAGCCGGCTCCGTCCTCGTCAAGGCCGTCACCGATCCCGGCGCCGGCTACGACGGCATCTCGACGTTCATCGTCGATCCGACCGAAGACGACGGCTTCGAGGTGACGACGATCTGGGAGAAGATGGGACTGAACGCCTCGCCGACGTGCGAAATCTCGCTCGACAACGTTCGCGTACCCGAAGACCGCCTCCTCGGTGAGGAAGGTGAGGGCTGGGACCAGACTAAAAAGACGTTAGACGGCGGTCGGATCTCCATCGCCGCCCTCTCGACGGGACTCGCACAGGGCGCCTACGAGCATGCTACGGAGTACAGCCAGGAACGTGAGCAGTTCGGCCAGCCGATCAGCCGGTTCGACGCGATCCGCGACAAGATCGTCGACATGTACCGCAAGACCGAGCGCGCCCGCCTGCTGACTTACAAGGCTGCAAGACGCTACGACGAGGGCCAGCCCGTCACGAAGGCCTCGGCGCTCGCGAAACTCGACGCGAGCGAGGCCGCCCGCGAGGTCGCAGAAGAGGCCGTTCAGGTGCTCGGCGGCTACGGCTACACCACGGACTTCGCCCCCCAGCGATTCTACCGCGATGCCAAGCTGATGGAGATCGGCGAGGGGACGAGCGAGATCCAGCACCTCGTCATCGGTCGCGAACTCGGCCTGTAA
- a CDS encoding 50S ribosomal protein L44e gives MQMPRRFNTYCPHCHEHHEHEVEKVRTGRSTGMKKVADRQRRRQRSTIGNSGKFSKVPSGNKPTKKTDLKYRCSECGKSHLRKGWRAGRLEFQE, from the coding sequence ATGCAGATGCCACGTCGGTTCAATACCTACTGTCCGCACTGTCACGAACACCACGAACACGAAGTCGAGAAGGTCCGAACTGGACGCTCGACGGGGATGAAAAAGGTCGCAGACCGCCAGCGACGACGCCAGCGATCCACGATCGGTAACTCCGGCAAGTTCTCGAAAGTGCCGAGTGGGAACAAACCAACGAAGAAGACCGACCTGAAGTACCGCTGCAGCGAGTGTGGCAAGTCGCACCTCCGTAAGGGATGGCGCGCCGGCCGACTCGAGTTCCAGGAGTGA
- a CDS encoding CocE/NonD family hydrolase yields MSEQFDPPSDSSRRSVLRATAVGVGGATVASSMGTGVASRGRGPADEVVVENGRSQPTFATSNVIREDVWVETDLDTDGSGSPDRVHVEVARPSSSSEQLPVILEPSPYYGGLNWGTSHPMDEELYVPDEPADRRRGASEPIEITEDDLVEFTGSETSTIGPSAYEEEFLQRGFIFAYAASIGTEYSTGCPTIGGPEEIAGINAVVDWFNGRATAYDSVSGGSPVEATWTNGKTGMIGASYNGTLPNGVAATGVDGLETIVPIVAISSWYDYYRANGAVIATGAGAGGAMDTDSLFDSVLTRSNPSVCNSVRDELVSGQERLTGNRNEFWDERDYVPDAETVDAAVYAVHGLYDTNVKTGNVGQWVDALTGGQTETKHKIWLTQGGHDDPINRHPEPWLDALNVWFTHWLQEPGDEIDDLPTATVERGSGSFDHYDAWPHQDVRSLPVKLQYGGSSPGGLTTYPTIGDQRTESFVDNPNVPTTSLVGSLDSEYSLVYRTEPLSEPLHVSGTIRPNLALSCDEPAALITAILVDYDANGGASIINRGWMNVTNYESLYESYQIGTEPGHYRARFRIHAVDHVFGSNHRLGIVFRSSDYDFTRRPSHNPELTLSPGWSTVELPVVGGFQAFRDAAE; encoded by the coding sequence ATGAGTGAGCAGTTCGACCCGCCGTCCGATTCTTCTCGACGGTCCGTTCTGCGTGCGACCGCAGTCGGCGTCGGTGGCGCGACCGTCGCGTCGTCGATGGGGACCGGCGTCGCCAGCCGCGGACGCGGTCCGGCCGACGAAGTCGTCGTCGAGAACGGTCGCTCGCAGCCGACCTTCGCGACGTCGAACGTGATCCGAGAGGACGTCTGGGTCGAGACCGATCTCGACACCGATGGATCCGGTTCTCCCGATCGCGTTCACGTCGAAGTCGCGCGCCCGTCGTCGTCGAGCGAACAACTTCCCGTCATCCTCGAACCGAGTCCGTACTACGGTGGGTTAAACTGGGGTACTTCACACCCGATGGACGAAGAACTCTATGTCCCGGACGAACCCGCTGACCGGCGGCGAGGGGCTTCTGAACCGATCGAGATCACGGAGGACGATCTCGTCGAGTTCACCGGAAGCGAAACTAGCACGATCGGTCCGAGCGCGTACGAAGAGGAGTTCTTACAGCGGGGTTTCATCTTCGCCTACGCGGCGTCGATCGGGACCGAGTACTCGACTGGGTGTCCGACGATCGGAGGGCCGGAAGAAATTGCCGGAATTAACGCGGTCGTCGACTGGTTCAACGGACGCGCGACGGCCTACGACTCGGTCTCAGGTGGTTCGCCCGTCGAAGCGACCTGGACAAACGGAAAGACTGGCATGATCGGCGCGTCGTACAACGGGACGCTGCCGAACGGGGTTGCCGCGACCGGTGTCGATGGATTGGAGACGATCGTTCCGATCGTCGCCATCTCGAGCTGGTACGATTACTATCGTGCGAACGGTGCCGTCATTGCGACCGGTGCTGGAGCCGGTGGGGCGATGGACACCGACTCGCTTTTCGATTCCGTCCTGACTCGATCCAATCCGTCGGTCTGTAACTCCGTTCGCGATGAACTCGTCTCTGGACAGGAACGACTGACTGGCAATAGAAACGAATTCTGGGACGAGCGAGATTACGTCCCCGACGCCGAAACCGTCGACGCCGCCGTCTACGCCGTACACGGGCTCTACGATACGAACGTCAAGACGGGGAACGTCGGCCAGTGGGTCGACGCGTTGACCGGAGGACAAACGGAGACCAAACACAAAATCTGGCTCACGCAGGGTGGACACGACGATCCGATCAATCGTCACCCAGAGCCGTGGCTCGATGCGCTGAACGTCTGGTTTACTCACTGGTTGCAAGAACCCGGCGACGAGATCGATGATCTACCGACGGCGACGGTCGAACGCGGATCCGGCTCGTTCGACCACTACGACGCCTGGCCACACCAGGACGTACGATCGCTCCCGGTCAAACTGCAGTATGGGGGTTCCAGCCCCGGCGGACTAACGACGTACCCGACGATCGGTGATCAACGGACCGAATCGTTCGTGGACAATCCGAACGTTCCGACGACGTCGTTAGTCGGGTCGCTCGATTCGGAGTACTCGTTGGTCTATCGAACAGAACCGCTCTCAGAACCGCTTCACGTGAGCGGGACGATCCGGCCGAACCTCGCACTTTCGTGTGACGAACCCGCGGCGCTGATTACGGCAATTCTGGTCGATTACGACGCTAACGGCGGGGCCAGCATTATCAACCGCGGCTGGATGAACGTGACGAACTACGAATCGCTGTACGAATCGTACCAGATTGGAACGGAACCGGGACACTATCGCGCCCGATTCCGTATACACGCCGTCGATCACGTCTTCGGGTCGAATCATCGACTCGGAATCGTCTTCCGGTCGAGCGATTACGACTTTACGCGACGGCCGTCTCATAATCCGGAACTGACGCTCAGTCCTGGCTGGTCTACCGTCGAACTTCCGGTCGTCGGTGGCTTTCAGGCGTTCCGAGACGCCGCCGAGTAA
- a CDS encoding RNA-protein complex protein Nop10, with amino-acid sequence MKSDIKRCVDWSRSHERPVYTLEDRCPLCDADTENTSPAPISPEDSHGEYRRALKRRLR; translated from the coding sequence GTGAAATCGGATATCAAACGGTGTGTCGACTGGTCACGGTCTCACGAGCGACCGGTCTACACCCTCGAAGACCGATGTCCGCTCTGTGACGCTGACACCGAAAACACGTCACCCGCACCTATTTCTCCCGAAGATTCACACGGCGAGTACCGACGCGCACTTAAGCGTCGGCTTCGCTGA
- a CDS encoding 30S ribosomal protein S27e, with translation MAGSFYSVRCGDCENEQIVFGKASNEVACAVCGTTLARPTGGNAAIEHEIIETIESR, from the coding sequence ATGGCAGGATCTTTCTACTCCGTCCGCTGTGGCGATTGCGAGAACGAACAGATCGTCTTCGGGAAGGCGTCGAACGAAGTCGCCTGCGCCGTCTGCGGGACGACCCTCGCACGACCGACCGGTGGTAACGCCGCCATCGAACACGAAATCATCGAAACGATCGAGTCACGATGA
- a CDS encoding translation initiation factor IF-2 subunit alpha — protein MKYTGWPDPGELVVGKIDEIEDFGVFVDLQEYDDKRGLVHVSEVASGWIKNVRDHVSEGQISVCKVLDVDESTQQIDLSIKDVNDHQRSDKIQEWKNEQKADNWMELAFGEDLESEQYTSIANELLGHHGSLYDGFKQAAIHGEEALDGTDLDESERDALVETARENVSVPYVTVTGYVDLENPSPSGVDGVRTALTAASGNGDVPEEVDLDVTYVGAPEYRIRVKAPNYKTAEDQLESSAKRAITAIEGEGGTGEFHRERRTDDE, from the coding sequence ATGAAGTACACCGGCTGGCCAGATCCCGGGGAACTCGTCGTCGGCAAAATCGACGAGATCGAAGACTTCGGCGTCTTCGTCGATCTCCAGGAATACGACGACAAACGCGGCCTCGTTCACGTCTCCGAGGTCGCGAGCGGATGGATCAAAAACGTCCGCGATCACGTCAGCGAAGGCCAGATCTCGGTCTGTAAGGTGCTCGACGTCGACGAATCGACCCAGCAGATCGACCTCTCGATCAAGGACGTCAACGATCACCAGCGCTCGGATAAGATCCAGGAGTGGAAAAACGAGCAGAAGGCCGACAACTGGATGGAACTGGCGTTCGGCGAAGACCTCGAGAGCGAACAGTACACGTCGATAGCGAACGAACTCCTCGGGCACCACGGAAGCCTCTACGACGGATTCAAACAGGCAGCCATTCACGGCGAGGAAGCGCTCGACGGAACCGATCTCGACGAATCGGAGCGAGATGCACTCGTCGAGACAGCTCGAGAGAACGTCTCGGTTCCGTACGTCACCGTGACCGGCTACGTCGACCTCGAAAATCCATCCCCGTCGGGCGTCGACGGCGTCCGTACCGCCCTCACCGCCGCATCGGGCAACGGGGACGTCCCCGAAGAAGTCGATCTGGACGTCACGTACGTCGGCGCTCCGGAATATCGCATTCGAGTCAAGGCACCGAACTACAAGACGGCCGAAGATCAACTCGAATCCAGTGCGAAACGGGCCATAACAGCGATCGAAGGCGAAGGCGGTACCGGGGAATTCCACCGCGAACGACGGACCGACGACGAATAA
- a CDS encoding HAH_0734 family protein, whose translation MKRLIIYGDPGIRKGAVIDVDGEEYVCFGISRNGEWHGPERVQLWCTVGEEAEREAFARRQFIPHFLSVEHVDADDVTVREPAAA comes from the coding sequence ATGAAGCGACTCATCATATACGGCGACCCGGGAATTCGTAAGGGTGCCGTGATCGACGTAGACGGTGAGGAATACGTCTGTTTCGGTATCAGTCGGAACGGCGAGTGGCACGGACCCGAACGCGTCCAGCTGTGGTGTACGGTGGGCGAGGAAGCAGAACGAGAGGCGTTCGCCCGTCGGCAGTTTATTCCTCACTTTCTGTCGGTCGAACACGTCGATGCCGACGACGTGACGGTCCGAGAGCCGGCCGCGGCGTAA
- a CDS encoding proteasome assembly chaperone family protein, with product MDELAIEVVADPDLEDPVLIEGLPGVGHVGALAADHLLEELDEQATLVRRIYSRAFPPQVSVEDGVASLTHTEVHAVSVPDARDMLVFTGDHQAQHGDGHYTLASAFLDVADEFDVSECYALGGVPTGELIDEYDVIGAVTDASMIDPLEDVGVEFRPDEPAGGIVGISGLLLGLGVQRGFEATCLMGETSGYLVDPKSARALLLVLESLLGFEISYESLDDRADDLEDVIGKIQEMESQAAMDVPSDDDLRYIG from the coding sequence ATGGACGAACTCGCGATCGAGGTCGTAGCCGATCCCGACCTCGAGGATCCGGTGCTCATCGAGGGCTTGCCGGGTGTCGGACACGTTGGCGCACTGGCTGCAGACCATTTGCTCGAAGAACTCGACGAACAGGCGACGCTCGTCCGCCGGATTTACTCCAGAGCGTTCCCACCCCAGGTGTCGGTCGAAGACGGAGTCGCCTCGCTGACACACACCGAAGTTCACGCGGTATCCGTCCCGGATGCCCGCGACATGCTCGTGTTCACCGGCGACCACCAGGCCCAGCACGGCGACGGACACTATACGCTCGCGAGTGCGTTTCTCGACGTCGCCGACGAGTTCGACGTCTCCGAGTGTTACGCACTGGGCGGCGTACCGACGGGAGAACTGATCGACGAGTACGACGTTATCGGAGCGGTGACGGACGCGTCGATGATCGATCCGCTCGAAGACGTCGGTGTCGAGTTCCGCCCTGACGAACCGGCCGGCGGCATCGTGGGCATCTCGGGGTTGCTGCTCGGGCTCGGCGTTCAACGTGGATTCGAGGCAACCTGTCTCATGGGAGAGACGAGCGGATACCTCGTCGATCCAAAAAGTGCGCGCGCACTGCTCTTAGTTCTCGAATCGCTACTCGGATTCGAAATTAGCTACGAATCGCTCGACGACCGAGCAGACGACCTCGAAGACGTCATCGGGAAGATCCAGGAGATGGAATCACAGGCTGCGATGGACGTGCCAAGTGACGACGACCTTCGCTACATCGGGTGA
- a CDS encoding MarR family transcriptional regulator produces the protein MVDVLDNKRAATQLRILVEIAERQPAVSQGEIAEEVGVTSQAVSEYIRELVEEGFVEKEARSRYRVTNEGVDWLFRTADDVRRFADHVTEDVLGAMGEDAAIATEAVTEGQAVSLSIENGLLHATPGTGGDATGIASTDASAETDVGVTNFEGVIDLERGTVTVVEVPSVRSGGSRAVSDSTVEDLVDGSDIVVASGVEAVVCLDRLGIEPAVTVAAGEIAAQATDRGLDVTVVATMDDLGRITDTLRDGDVTFEVRTATA, from the coding sequence ATGGTCGACGTCCTCGACAACAAGCGGGCCGCAACCCAGTTGCGAATTCTGGTCGAAATTGCCGAACGACAGCCCGCCGTCAGCCAGGGCGAGATCGCCGAGGAGGTCGGCGTTACGAGTCAGGCGGTGAGCGAATACATACGCGAACTCGTCGAGGAAGGATTCGTCGAAAAGGAAGCACGCTCGCGGTATCGGGTCACCAACGAAGGCGTCGACTGGCTCTTTCGGACCGCAGACGACGTCCGTCGCTTTGCAGACCACGTTACCGAAGACGTCCTGGGTGCGATGGGCGAAGACGCCGCTATCGCGACGGAAGCCGTCACCGAGGGGCAAGCGGTGTCGCTTTCGATCGAGAACGGGTTGCTCCACGCGACGCCCGGGACCGGCGGGGACGCAACCGGCATCGCGTCGACCGACGCCTCGGCCGAAACGGACGTCGGTGTGACGAATTTCGAAGGCGTGATCGATCTCGAACGGGGCACGGTCACCGTCGTCGAAGTTCCCTCCGTCAGATCCGGCGGCAGTCGAGCGGTCTCTGACTCGACGGTCGAGGATCTCGTTGACGGATCGGACATCGTCGTCGCATCGGGAGTCGAAGCGGTAGTTTGTCTTGACCGACTCGGTATCGAGCCGGCAGTTACCGTCGCGGCGGGTGAGATTGCCGCGCAGGCGACCGATCGCGGGTTGGACGTTACCGTCGTCGCGACGATGGACGATTTGGGTAGGATAACAGACACATTGCGGGATGGCGACGTCACCTTCGAGGTTCGAACCGCAACGGCGTGA
- a CDS encoding HpcH/HpaI aldolase/citrate lyase family protein, giving the protein MVRRSVMFTPGDRPEMMRKAPTAGADVLVFDLEDAVSPQHKEEARAAVRAVLSDPEFDHTGEVCVRINADGPTARADLDTLFDEVESLELDSIMLPKVQSAEDVRDVAVKLETRGVGLPVLALIENAAGVLAADEIAAVPATDAVIFGAEDFAADVGASRTREGTEVLYARQRVVVAAGAHDCDAIDTVFTDFGDEEGLSAETSFAIQLGYDGKLAIHPAQVDPINEAFTPEPDELEWARRVLEAKREAESEERGVFEVDGEMIDAPLIAQAERITERAQAADADGV; this is encoded by the coding sequence ATGGTACGACGCAGCGTGATGTTCACGCCCGGAGATCGTCCCGAGATGATGCGAAAGGCGCCGACGGCTGGTGCGGACGTGCTGGTCTTCGACCTCGAAGATGCCGTCTCACCCCAACACAAGGAAGAAGCCCGAGCGGCCGTCAGGGCCGTCCTGAGCGATCCGGAGTTCGATCACACCGGAGAGGTGTGCGTCCGGATCAACGCCGACGGCCCCACCGCCCGCGCGGATCTCGACACGCTGTTCGACGAAGTCGAGTCGCTCGAGCTCGATTCGATCATGCTTCCGAAGGTCCAGTCGGCCGAAGACGTCCGCGACGTCGCGGTCAAACTCGAGACGCGTGGTGTGGGGCTACCGGTGTTAGCCCTGATCGAGAACGCCGCGGGCGTTCTTGCGGCCGACGAGATCGCGGCTGTGCCGGCCACCGACGCGGTGATCTTCGGCGCCGAAGATTTCGCGGCGGACGTCGGTGCGAGTCGAACGCGTGAGGGGACCGAAGTCCTCTACGCGAGACAGCGCGTCGTCGTCGCGGCGGGCGCACACGACTGCGACGCGATCGACACCGTCTTCACCGACTTCGGCGACGAGGAGGGACTCAGCGCGGAAACGTCGTTCGCGATACAACTCGGTTACGACGGCAAGCTCGCGATTCACCCCGCACAGGTCGACCCGATCAACGAGGCGTTCACGCCGGAACCGGACGAACTCGAGTGGGCAAGGCGGGTGCTCGAAGCCAAACGCGAGGCCGAGTCTGAAGAGCGCGGGGTCTTCGAGGTCGACGGCGAGATGATCGACGCACCGCTGATTGCCCAGGCCGAACGGATCACGGAACGGGCGCAGGCGGCAGACGCGGACGGCGTATAA
- a CDS encoding Glu/Leu/Phe/Val family dehydrogenase: protein MTGSANPLESLQTQLDEASRHVEVADDVLERLRHPKRVLESNLVIERDGGTLERFRAYRSQFNGDRGPYKGGIRYHPAVSRDEVVALSGWMAYKCAVVDVPFGGAKSGIAVDPDALSAAELERLTRAYATELRPLIGEDRDVPAPDVNTGPREMNWLKDTYETLERTTAPGVVTGKSLESGGSEGRVEATGRSTVVAAREATAYLGRSLDGATAAVQGYGNAGWISAKLLDEMGVTVVAVSDSDSGIVDRDGLDPAEVKAHKDATGNVLGYDGSDACTNEELLTLDVDLLIPAALESVIDATLARDVSANIISEAANGPITPDADAILAENDVFVVPDILANAGGVTVSYFEWVQNRQRVSWSEDRVNEQLEAVIVDAFDSLCRTVEERNIEIPRTAAYVLAIERIDRAYEQGGRWP, encoded by the coding sequence ATGACAGGATCGGCGAATCCGCTCGAGAGCTTACAAACCCAGCTCGACGAAGCCTCCCGACACGTGGAGGTGGCCGACGACGTCCTCGAACGACTTAGACACCCGAAACGAGTCCTCGAATCGAATCTCGTGATTGAACGAGACGGTGGGACGCTCGAGCGATTTCGCGCGTACCGATCGCAGTTCAACGGTGATCGCGGGCCGTACAAAGGCGGCATCAGGTACCACCCAGCCGTCTCTCGGGACGAGGTGGTGGCGCTCTCCGGTTGGATGGCGTATAAGTGTGCAGTGGTCGACGTCCCGTTCGGCGGGGCGAAAAGCGGAATCGCCGTCGATCCGGACGCGTTATCTGCCGCGGAACTAGAGCGACTCACTCGCGCGTACGCGACCGAGTTGCGCCCGCTCATCGGCGAGGATCGGGACGTTCCAGCGCCGGATGTTAACACCGGCCCCCGGGAGATGAACTGGCTCAAAGACACCTACGAGACGCTAGAACGCACGACCGCACCGGGAGTCGTCACCGGCAAATCCCTCGAAAGCGGCGGGAGCGAGGGTCGAGTCGAGGCGACGGGCCGATCGACGGTGGTCGCCGCGCGCGAGGCGACAGCGTACCTGGGGCGATCCCTCGACGGCGCGACGGCCGCGGTCCAGGGCTACGGCAACGCCGGCTGGATCAGCGCGAAGCTGTTAGACGAGATGGGCGTCACGGTGGTGGCCGTGAGCGACTCCGACAGCGGTATCGTCGATCGTGACGGGCTCGATCCGGCCGAGGTGAAAGCCCACAAGGACGCGACTGGTAACGTGCTCGGGTACGATGGGAGCGACGCGTGCACCAACGAGGAACTGCTCACGCTCGACGTCGATCTGTTGATACCCGCCGCGTTAGAGAGCGTCATCGACGCGACGCTCGCCCGAGACGTCAGCGCCAACATCATCTCCGAAGCCGCGAACGGACCGATCACCCCCGACGCCGACGCGATACTGGCCGAAAACGACGTTTTCGTGGTCCCGGACATCCTCGCCAACGCCGGCGGCGTCACCGTCTCGTACTTCGAGTGGGTCCAAAATCGACAGCGGGTGTCTTGGAGCGAGGACCGGGTGAACGAGCAGCTAGAGGCCGTCATCGTCGACGCGTTCGATTCGTTGTGTCGGACGGTGGAAGAACGGAATATAGAAATTCCGCGCACGGCCGCGTACGTCCTCGCGATCGAACGCATCGATCGAGCGTACGAACAGGGTGGGCGGTGGCCGTAA
- a CDS encoding MaoC family dehydratase, which produces MAGLYFEEFEVGETIDHSRRRTISESDNQQFCDMTMNQQPLHLDAEFVADTEFDGRLVNGIYTMALAVGISIPETTDGTIVANLSYDEVSHPNPVYHGDTIRVRSTVTEKRETSDGERGVVTMYVEVFNQHDELVCEFERTVLSLKRATAEDA; this is translated from the coding sequence ATGGCCGGACTCTACTTCGAGGAATTCGAGGTCGGAGAGACGATCGACCACTCACGTCGACGGACGATCTCGGAGAGTGACAATCAGCAGTTCTGCGATATGACGATGAACCAACAGCCACTCCACCTGGACGCCGAATTCGTGGCCGATACCGAATTCGACGGCCGGTTGGTAAACGGGATCTACACGATGGCGCTCGCGGTCGGGATCTCCATACCCGAGACGACCGACGGAACCATCGTCGCGAACCTTTCTTACGACGAGGTTTCGCACCCGAACCCCGTTTACCACGGAGACACGATCCGGGTTCGATCGACCGTGACCGAAAAGCGAGAGACCTCGGACGGCGAACGCGGTGTCGTAACGATGTACGTCGAAGTGTTCAACCAGCACGACGAACTGGTCTGTGAGTTCGAACGCACCGTCCTCTCGTTGAAGCGAGCGACCGCAGAAGACGCCTGA